The following proteins are encoded in a genomic region of Papaver somniferum cultivar HN1 unplaced genomic scaffold, ASM357369v1 unplaced-scaffold_10, whole genome shotgun sequence:
- the LOC113326021 gene encoding UPF0481 protein At3g47200-like produces MDPHKHRVLAHFLRRYKINLQKLVDSLTTTSCRWQQVDHVDEPSTDPKALPIHVQEEVLPVLQHLEDSYDSLDDEWLHDRDGFLKLMILDGCFMLEILQWWSVSDYHKAFSSGSVTAATSLVGSIDDYFYADNDPIFSLHGKLYVMSYIRRDILMLENQLPMLLLKTLLGAVLPTQQKEDIEEHLNTIASNFCRGNSSYRNRNTGSCLHVLDLYRKSLLSNILPDEPPAGSAPENKNSGDHFCWGRSKAKGPTTIFSGQPASADQKNSAAGSDGTGEDIIRSAMNLHDSGIKFEKSTDNLTDISFKGNILKLPVMVIDDITESTLLNLMAFERFHVGVGNDITSYVCFMDNIIDSSDDVKILRSAGVLHNAIGSDKAVAKLFNEMTKDVTPDPESRLEKIVQKQLDEYCKSKWHEWRANLSHTYFKSPWALISLLAAVFLLALTICQTFYTIYPYYRPSGK; encoded by the exons ATGGATCCCCATAAGCACCGTGTCCTCGCTCATTTCCTTAGAAGATACAAAATAAATCTCCAAAAACTTGTGGACTCACTCACCACCACCAGCTGCAGATGGCAACAGGTAGATCATGTTGACGAGCCCAGTACTGATCCAAAAGCGTTACCTATACATGTTCAGGAGGAGGTATTACCTGTACTGCAGCATCTAGAGGATTCGTATGACTCCTTAGATGATGAGTGGCTCCATGATCGAGATGGGTTCTTGAAGCTAATGATACTTGACGGATGTTTCATGCTTGAAATTTTACAGTGGTGGTCCGTATCTGACTATCATAAAGCATTTTCATCTGGATCAGTTACAGCAGCCACATCCTTGGTCGGCTCAATTGATGACTACTTCTATGCTGACAATGACCCTATATTCAGTCTTCACGGGAAGTTATATGTTATGTCTTACATAAGAAGAGACATTTTGATGCTGGAAAACCAACTCCCTATGCTTCTTCTTAAGACTTTGCTCGGTGCCGTTCTACCCACTCAACAGAAG GAGGATATAGAAGAGCATTTGAACACGATTGCATCCAACTTTTGTAGAGGAAATTCAAGTTATAGAAATCGAAATACGGGTTCATGTTTGCACGTATTAGACCTCTACAGGAAGAGTTTGTTATCTAATATTTTGCCAGATGAACCACCGGCAGGCTCCGCCCCTGAAAATAAGAACTCCGGTGATCATTTCTGTTGGGGCCGCAGTAAGGCGAAAGGTCCTACTACTATATTTTCTGGTCAGCCGGCGAGTGCAGACCAGAAAAATAGTGCTGCTGGTAGCGATGGCACCGGTGAAGATATCATAAGGTCGGCAATGAATCTTCATGACTCTGGAATCAAGTTTGAGAAAAGTACGGATAACCTGACTGACATATCGTTCAAAGGTAACATACTGAAACTTCCGGTGATGGTCATTGACGACATTACAGAATCAACGTTACTCAACCTGATGGCATTCGAGAGGTTCCACGTAGGAGTAGGGAACGATATCACATCATACGTGTGCTTCATGGACAATATCATTGATTCCTCGGATGATGTTAAAATCTTGAGGTCCGCTGGGGTTTTGCACAATGCAATAGGGAGTGACAAGGCAGTGGCGAAGTTGTTTAACGAGATGACCAAGGACGTAACTCCCGACCCAGAAAGCAGACTAGAGAAAATAGTGCAGAAGCAGTTGGATGAATACTGCAAGAGCAAGTGGCACGAGTGGCGTGCTAACCTCAGCCACACCTACTTCAAGAGCCCATGGGCTCTTATCTCACTGTTGGCTGCAGTCTTTCTCTTGGCTCTCACCATATGTCAGACTTTCTATACCATTTATCCCTACTACAGGCCCAGTGGAAAATAG
- the LOC113326273 gene encoding F-box/LRR-repeat protein At1g55660-like: protein MVETKKLRTSSRNEEKEVDRIIKLQDELIHHIMSFMDTQRAVQTSVLSKRWIDIWKSLPCLRFRTCSFESEFKRVNKWIDAVVRRNVQDVTIKLATYSFDDNDLTYEVPPKLLKCKSLKKLTLRKLGGQCVFIIVPKSISLPQLNYMCLNGCLMSDVESSKRLFSSCPVLETLNIVDCYIKTNNQRNFALESLSLKKFAYTNQTGFKQSIIKLSAPNLNNFSCESFWTKDYHLLNCSDQLSDVKFNILYYYTYENQQLEEKQVCGRRMVKLLAAVDKVKQLELSSGFLELQYLLREFSTVCEGSLECYRLGTLSTSLLISSSIFETANVVY from the exons ATggtagaaacaaaaaaattacgaaCTTCCTCCCGTaatgaagaaaaagaagtagATAGAATCATCAAGTTACAAGATGAACTAATTCATCACATTATGTCGTTTATGGATACACAACGTGCAGTACAAACTAGTGTTTTATCGAAACGTTggattgatatatggaaatctTTGCCGTGTCTGAGGTTCAGAACTTGTTCTTTTGAAAGCGAATTTAAACG CGTTAATAAATGGATCGATGCTGTCGTTAGGCGTAATGTGCAAGATGTAACTATAAAACTTGCTACATATTCCTTCGATGATAATGATTTGACATATGAAGTTCCTCCTAAACTACTTAAATGTAAATCATTGAAAAAACTGACACTTAGAAAGCTTGGTGGCCAGTGTGTATTTATCATTGTTCCAAAATCAATAAGTTTACCACAGCTTAATTATATGTGTCTTAACGGATGTTTAATGTCCGATGTAGAATCATCCAAAAGGCTCTTCTCAAGCTGTCCAGTTCTTGAGACATTGAACATAGTTGATTGTTATATAAAAACTAATAATCAAAGGAATTTCGCTTTGGAGTCTCTTAGCCTTAAGAAATTTGCATACACTAATCAAACGGGTTTTAAGCAGTCTATTATCAAGTTATCTGCTCCTAATCTCAACAACTTCAGCTGTGAATCTTTCTGGACAAAAGACTATCATCTGCTAAACTGTTCTGATCAGCTATCCGATGTAAAGTTTAACATATTATATTACTATACATATGAAAACCAACAACTAGAGGAAAAACAAGTGTGTGGTAGACGTATGGTTAAACTTCTTGCAGCGGTTGATAAGGTGAAACAACTCGAGTTATCATCTGGATTCCTTGAG CTTCAATATCTCTTAAGAGAATTTTCTACTGTTTGTGAAGGTTCTCTCGAGTGCTACCGACTTGGTACACTGTCAACTTCCTTGCTTATATCATCTTCAATCTTTGAGACTGCAAATGTGGTTTACTAG